In Xiphias gladius isolate SHS-SW01 ecotype Sanya breed wild chromosome 16, ASM1685928v1, whole genome shotgun sequence, a genomic segment contains:
- the tfcp2l1 gene encoding transcription factor CP2-like protein 1 isoform X7: protein MQVQSNSIYCRDICQHTHLRSIVRVVFHDRRLQYMEHQQLEGWRWNRPGDRILDIDIPLSVGVLEPRSHPLHFNTIEFLWDPFKNASVFIQVNCISTEFTPRKHGGEKGVPFRIQVDTFTTNEHGEYMEHVHSSSCQVKVFKPKGADRKLKTDKEKIDKKTLQDREKYQTSHETTLLKECSPWPDALNLATHSSCSTPSPVYHSSPNSCSFTDGNCSPNPEGELLVPGCSDHLLPSTSLQNTQQWLHRHRFSPFSRLFSSFSGADLLRMSRDDLIQICGPADGIRLFNTMKGRCIQPRLTIYVCQQQARNQPPIKPGGGDIYHALYLEELTLLDLSEKIAMLYSITPQQITHIYRQKPTGIHVLVSDEMVQNFREEMSFIISTIRGNYFYSQPSISQVTIRHLVSILGYWYF, encoded by the exons ATGCAAGTCCAAAGTAACTCCATTTATTGCAGAGACATTTGTCAACACACTCACTTAAGA AGCATTGTGCGCGTGGTGTTTCATGACCGTCGACTGCAGTACATGGAGCACCAGCAGCTGGAGGGATGGAGGTGGAACAGACCTGGGGACCGAATCCTGGATATAG ATATCCCACTGTCAGTGGGGGTACTGGAGCCTCGCTCACACCCTCTACACTTCAACACCATTGAGTTCCTCTGGGATCCATTCAAGAATGCTTCTGTTTTCATCCAG GTCAACTGCATCAGCACTGAGTTCACCCCCAGGAAGCATGGTGGAGAGAAGGGGGTGCCCTTTCGTATCCAGGTTGACACTTTCACCACCAATGAACACGGGGAATACATGGAGCATGTCCATTCTTCCAGCTGCCAGGTCAAAGTCTTCAAG CCTAAAGGAGCTGATCGCAAACTGAAGACAGACAAGGAAAAGATTGATAAAAAGACCCTTCAAGACAGAGAAAAGTATCAAACGTCCCACGAGACCACCCTGCTAAAAGAG TGTTCCCCTTGGCCGGATGCCCTAAATCTCGCGAcccacagcagctgcagcactcCATCACCAGTTTACCACAGCTCACCAAATTCCTGTAGCTTCACAGATGG CAACTGTTCTCCAAACCCGGAAGGGGAGCTGCTCGTGCCCGGCTGCTCTGAT CACCTTCTGCCATCGACCTCGCTACAGAACACTCAGCAGTGGCTACACCGTCACAGGTTCTCGCCTTTCTCAAGGCTCTTCTCCAGCTTCTCAG GTGCTGATCTGTTGAGGATGAGCAGGGATGATCTGATCCAGATATGTGGCCCGGCAGACGGCATTCGCCTCTTTAACACCATGAAAGGAAG GTGTATACAGCCCCGTCTTACCATCTATGTGTGTCAGCAGCAGGCCAGAAATCAACCTCCCATCAAGCCAGGGGGTGGAGACA TCTACCATGCTCTGTACTTGGAGGAGCTGACACTGTTGGACCTATCTGAAAAGATTGCCATGTTGTACAGCATCACTCCACAGCAAATTACACACATCTACAGACAAAAACCCACTGGGATCCATGTCTTAGTCTCTGACGAG ATGGTGCAGAACTTCAGGGAGGAAATGAGCTTCATCATCAGCACTATAAGGGGTAATTACTTTTATAGTCAGCCTTCCATATCACAAGTCACTATTAGACATCTAGTATCTATTCTTGGCTACTGGTATTTTTGA
- the tfcp2l1 gene encoding transcription factor CP2-like protein 1 isoform X8 translates to MEHQQLEGWRWNRPGDRILDIDIPLSVGVLEPRSHPLHFNTIEFLWDPFKNASVFIQVNCISTEFTPRKHGGEKGVPFRIQVDTFTTNEHGEYMEHVHSSSCQVKVFKPKGADRKLKTDKEKIDKKTLQDREKYQTSHETTLLKECSPWPDALNLATHSSCSTPSPVYHSSPNSCSFTDGNCSPNPEGELLVPGCSDHLLPSTSLQNTQQWLHRHRFSPFSRLFSSFSGADLLRMSRDDLIQICGPADGIRLFNTMKGRCIQPRLTIYVCQQQARNQPPIKPGGGDIYHALYLEELTLLDLSEKIAMLYSITPQQITHIYRQKPTGIHVLVSDEMVQNFREEMSFIISTIRGNYFYSQPSISQVTIRHLVSILGYWYF, encoded by the exons ATGGAGCACCAGCAGCTGGAGGGATGGAGGTGGAACAGACCTGGGGACCGAATCCTGGATATAG ATATCCCACTGTCAGTGGGGGTACTGGAGCCTCGCTCACACCCTCTACACTTCAACACCATTGAGTTCCTCTGGGATCCATTCAAGAATGCTTCTGTTTTCATCCAG GTCAACTGCATCAGCACTGAGTTCACCCCCAGGAAGCATGGTGGAGAGAAGGGGGTGCCCTTTCGTATCCAGGTTGACACTTTCACCACCAATGAACACGGGGAATACATGGAGCATGTCCATTCTTCCAGCTGCCAGGTCAAAGTCTTCAAG CCTAAAGGAGCTGATCGCAAACTGAAGACAGACAAGGAAAAGATTGATAAAAAGACCCTTCAAGACAGAGAAAAGTATCAAACGTCCCACGAGACCACCCTGCTAAAAGAG TGTTCCCCTTGGCCGGATGCCCTAAATCTCGCGAcccacagcagctgcagcactcCATCACCAGTTTACCACAGCTCACCAAATTCCTGTAGCTTCACAGATGG CAACTGTTCTCCAAACCCGGAAGGGGAGCTGCTCGTGCCCGGCTGCTCTGAT CACCTTCTGCCATCGACCTCGCTACAGAACACTCAGCAGTGGCTACACCGTCACAGGTTCTCGCCTTTCTCAAGGCTCTTCTCCAGCTTCTCAG GTGCTGATCTGTTGAGGATGAGCAGGGATGATCTGATCCAGATATGTGGCCCGGCAGACGGCATTCGCCTCTTTAACACCATGAAAGGAAG GTGTATACAGCCCCGTCTTACCATCTATGTGTGTCAGCAGCAGGCCAGAAATCAACCTCCCATCAAGCCAGGGGGTGGAGACA TCTACCATGCTCTGTACTTGGAGGAGCTGACACTGTTGGACCTATCTGAAAAGATTGCCATGTTGTACAGCATCACTCCACAGCAAATTACACACATCTACAGACAAAAACCCACTGGGATCCATGTCTTAGTCTCTGACGAG ATGGTGCAGAACTTCAGGGAGGAAATGAGCTTCATCATCAGCACTATAAGGGGTAATTACTTTTATAGTCAGCCTTCCATATCACAAGTCACTATTAGACATCTAGTATCTATTCTTGGCTACTGGTATTTTTGA
- the tfcp2l1 gene encoding transcription factor CP2-like protein 1 isoform X6, protein MYPFPGLSQVPQPSLPLQGWGVDLGELGCCGKQKCHQLIQFQMQVQSNSIYCRDICQHTHLRSIVRVVFHDRRLQYMEHQQLEGWRWNRPGDRILDIDIPLSVGVLEPRSHPLHFNTIEFLWDPFKNASVFIQVNCISTEFTPRKHGGEKGVPFRIQVDTFTTNEHGEYMEHVHSSSCQVKVFKPKGADRKLKTDKEKIDKKTLQDREKYQTSHETTLLKECSPWPDALNLATHSSCSTPSPVYHSSPNSCSFTDGNCSPNPEGELLVPGCSDHLLPSTSLQNTQQWLHRHRFSPFSRLFSSFSGADLLRMSRDDLIQICGPADGIRLFNTMKGRCIQPRLTIYVCQQQARNQPPIKPGGGDIYHALYLEELTLLDLSEKIAMLYSITPQQITHIYRQKPTGIHVLVSDEMVQNFREEMSFIISTIRGNYFYSQPSISQVTIRHLVSILGYWYF, encoded by the exons ATGTATCCATTTCCTGGTTTGTCACAGGTCCCTCAACCCTCCCTTCCACTTCAGGGGTGGGGTGTCGACCTTGGAGAGCTTG GTTGTTGTGGCAAACAAAAGTGCCACCAACTGATTCAATTTCAGATGCAAGTCCAAAGTAACTCCATTTATTGCAGAGACATTTGTCAACACACTCACTTAAGA AGCATTGTGCGCGTGGTGTTTCATGACCGTCGACTGCAGTACATGGAGCACCAGCAGCTGGAGGGATGGAGGTGGAACAGACCTGGGGACCGAATCCTGGATATAG ATATCCCACTGTCAGTGGGGGTACTGGAGCCTCGCTCACACCCTCTACACTTCAACACCATTGAGTTCCTCTGGGATCCATTCAAGAATGCTTCTGTTTTCATCCAG GTCAACTGCATCAGCACTGAGTTCACCCCCAGGAAGCATGGTGGAGAGAAGGGGGTGCCCTTTCGTATCCAGGTTGACACTTTCACCACCAATGAACACGGGGAATACATGGAGCATGTCCATTCTTCCAGCTGCCAGGTCAAAGTCTTCAAG CCTAAAGGAGCTGATCGCAAACTGAAGACAGACAAGGAAAAGATTGATAAAAAGACCCTTCAAGACAGAGAAAAGTATCAAACGTCCCACGAGACCACCCTGCTAAAAGAG TGTTCCCCTTGGCCGGATGCCCTAAATCTCGCGAcccacagcagctgcagcactcCATCACCAGTTTACCACAGCTCACCAAATTCCTGTAGCTTCACAGATGG CAACTGTTCTCCAAACCCGGAAGGGGAGCTGCTCGTGCCCGGCTGCTCTGAT CACCTTCTGCCATCGACCTCGCTACAGAACACTCAGCAGTGGCTACACCGTCACAGGTTCTCGCCTTTCTCAAGGCTCTTCTCCAGCTTCTCAG GTGCTGATCTGTTGAGGATGAGCAGGGATGATCTGATCCAGATATGTGGCCCGGCAGACGGCATTCGCCTCTTTAACACCATGAAAGGAAG GTGTATACAGCCCCGTCTTACCATCTATGTGTGTCAGCAGCAGGCCAGAAATCAACCTCCCATCAAGCCAGGGGGTGGAGACA TCTACCATGCTCTGTACTTGGAGGAGCTGACACTGTTGGACCTATCTGAAAAGATTGCCATGTTGTACAGCATCACTCCACAGCAAATTACACACATCTACAGACAAAAACCCACTGGGATCCATGTCTTAGTCTCTGACGAG ATGGTGCAGAACTTCAGGGAGGAAATGAGCTTCATCATCAGCACTATAAGGGGTAATTACTTTTATAGTCAGCCTTCCATATCACAAGTCACTATTAGACATCTAGTATCTATTCTTGGCTACTGGTATTTTTGA